A single window of Rhizobium indicum DNA harbors:
- a CDS encoding BA14K family protein, whose protein sequence is MNRFAVIALSIATAFSGMPASAGPVFVPSTTLLTQPAPQNTDAKIMAVACNPYSIVCSRDGDNRRSYRNRDRDNDRDRDRRSYRDRRYDRDDRYGWDRRYDRRYRRHDNSGAIIGGLAAGALIGGIIASQPRARAYGSSHAEYCYSRYRSYRAYDNTYQPNYGPRRQCR, encoded by the coding sequence ATGAACAGATTTGCCGTCATTGCGCTGTCGATAGCGACGGCCTTCTCCGGAATGCCAGCTTCGGCAGGCCCGGTCTTCGTGCCAAGCACGACGCTATTGACGCAGCCGGCGCCTCAAAATACCGATGCGAAAATCATGGCCGTCGCTTGCAATCCATACTCCATCGTCTGCTCGCGCGACGGAGACAACCGCAGATCCTACCGCAATCGCGACCGTGACAACGATCGCGACCGCGACCGCCGCAGCTACCGCGACCGCCGTTATGACCGTGACGACCGGTACGGCTGGGATCGCCGCTACGATCGGCGGTATCGCCGACATGACAACAGCGGCGCCATCATCGGCGGCCTTGCGGCAGGCGCCCTCATCGGCGGCATCATCGCTTCGCAGCCGCGCGCACGTGCCTATGGTTCTTCGCATGCGGAATACTGCTATAGCCGCTACCGGTCATACCGCGCCTATGACAATACCTACCAGCCGAACTACGGCCCGCGCCGCCAGTGCCGCTAA